A window of Ovis canadensis isolate MfBH-ARS-UI-01 breed Bighorn chromosome X, ARS-UI_OviCan_v2, whole genome shotgun sequence contains these coding sequences:
- the ZNF182 gene encoding zinc finger protein 182 isoform X4 codes for MTFEDVAVDFTQEEWQYLNPPQRTLYRDVMLETYSNLVSVGYHVTKPDLILKLEVEEQCLPEGKIPIWSFPEEACQVDEQIERQHQDDQDKYLMQVGFPDKKTITSKSGLDYNELGNILYLSTNLFASIQRPHKYESFGYNMVDNLDLYSRSSVGKKYDNGCAKLFFHTEYEKTTPRVKPYGYKECGKTLRQKKGLSLHQRIKNGEKPFECTACRKTFSKKSHLIVHWRTHTGEKPFGCTECGKAFSQKSQLIIHLRTHTGERPFECPECGKAFREKSTVIIHYRTHTGEKPYECNECGKAFTQKSNLIVHQKTHTGEKTYECTKCGESFIQKLDLIIHHSTHTGKKPHECNECKKTFSDKSTLIIHQRTHTGEKPHKCMECGKSFNEKSTLIVHQRTHTGEKPYECDVCGKTFTQKSNLGVHQRTHSGEKPFECNECEKAFSQKSYLMLHQRGHTGEKPYECNECEKAFSQKSYLIIHQRTHTEEKPYKCNECGKAFREKSKLIIHQRIHTGEKPYECPVCWKAFSQKSQLIIHQRTHTGEKPYACTECGKAFREKSTFTVHQRTHTGEKPYKCTECGKAFTQKSNLIVHQRTHTGKKAHGKGRSWKSKLIAH; via the exons GGTATCATGTTACCAAACCAGATCTTATCCTCAAATTGGAGGTGGAAGAGCAATGCCTGCCAGAAGGAAAAATTCCAATTTGGAGCTTTCCAG AAGAAGCCTGCCAGGTTGATGAACAGATTGAGAGACAGCATCAGGATGACCAAGATAAATATCTGATGCAAGTTGGATTCCCTGACAAGAAAACAATTACCAGTAAGAGTGGCCTTGACTATAATGAACTTGGAAACATACTTTATCTGAGTACAAACCTTTTTGCTTCAATACAAAGGCCCCATAAATATGAATCATTTGGATATAATATGGTTGATAATTTAGACTTATATAGTAGAAGTTCTGTGGGAAAGAAATATGATAATGGATGTGCAAAATTATTCTTCCATACTGAGTATGAGAAAACAACTCCCAGAGTGAAACCTTATGGATATAAAGAGTGTGGGAAGACCCTCAGGCAAAAGAAGGGTCTTAGTCTACATCAGAGAATTAAAAATGGAGAGAAACCCTTTGAATGTACTGCCTGTAGGAAAACTTTCAGCAAGAAGTCACACCTCATTGTACATTGGAGAActcatacaggagagaaaccctTTGGATGTACAGAATGTGGAAAAGCTTTTAGCCAAAAATCTCAGCTCATTATACACCTGAGAACTCATACAGGAGAGCGACCCTTTGAGTGTCCAGAATGTGGAAAAGCTTTCAGAGAAAAATCTACTGTCATTATACATTACAGGActcatacaggagagaaaccttatgaatgtaatgaatgtggaaaagccttcactCAGAAGTCAAACCTCATTGTCCATCAGAAAACCCACACAGGAGAAAAAACTTATGAATGCACCAAATGTGGGGAATCTTTCATACAGAAACTTGATCTAATTATACATCATAGTACTCATACAGGAAAGAAACCCCATGAATGTAATGAGTGTAAGAAAACTTTCAGTGATAAGTCAACTCTCATTATACATCAGCGAACTCATACGGGAGAGAAACCTCATAAATGTATGGAATGTGGGAAGTCTTTCAATGAGAAGTCAACCCTCATTGTACATCAGCGAACTCATACAGgggagaaaccctatgaatgtgaTGTGTGTGGGAAAACCTTCACCCAAAAGTCAAACCTTGGTGTTCATCAAAGAACTCATTCAGGAGAGAAACCCTTTGAATGTAATGAATGTGAGAAAGCATTCTCTCAGAAATCCTATCTCATGCTACACCAGAGAGGTCATACAGGAGAGAAGCCCTATGAATGCAATGAATGTGAAAAAGCATTTTCCCAGAAATCTTATCTCATTATACatcaaagaacacatacagaagAAAAACCTTATAAATGCAATGAATGTGGCAAAGCCTTCAGAGAAAAGTCGAAGCTCATTATACATCAGCGaattcatacaggagagaaaccctatgaatgtccTGTATGTTGGAAAGCTTTCAGCCAGAAGTCACAGCTCATAATACATCAGCGaacacacacaggagagaaaccctatgCATGCACTGAGTGTGGCAAAGCCTTCagagaaaaatcaacattcaCTGTTCATCAGAgaactcatactggagagaaaccctataaGTGTacagaatgtgggaaagcctttacACAAAAATCAAATCTTATTGTACATCAGAGAACGCATACAGGAAAGAAAGCCCATGGGAAAGGCCGTTCTTGGAAGTCCAAGCTCATTGCACATTAG